Sequence from the Nocardiopsis sp. YSL2 genome:
AGCACCACCGACTCCTCGGCCAGGCGCCGGGCCAGGTCCCGCTGCGGTGCCGGATCCAGGTCCACCCCGCCCTTCTCCGCCGCCGTGCCGCCCGCCTCGGGATCCCAGTCGGGGTCCAGCAGGCCCAGCTCGCACTTCTGCCGCAGCACCCTGCGGACGGCCCGGTCCACCAGGGACTCGGGGATCTCGCCCGCCCGGACCGCCGCCACCAGAGGGGCGCCGTAGCAGTGCAGCGTCGGCAGCTCCACGTCCACCCCGGCGGTCAGGGCCAGCGCGGCCGCCCGCGCCTCGGACTCGGCCACCCGGTGCAGGGTCCGCAGGAAGGAGACCCCGAAGTAGTCGGCCACCACCGTGCCCTCGAAGCCCCAGGTGTCGCGGAGCAGACCGGTCAGCAGGCCGCGGTCGGCCGCCGCCGGCACCCCGTCGTTGTCGGTGTAGGAGTGCATGACCGACCTCGCGCCCCCGTGGCGCAGTGCCATCTCGAACGGCGGCAGCAGCACGTCGGCCAACTCGCGCGGACCGACCGGCACGGGGGCGAGGTTGCGGCCGGCGCGCGAGGCGGAGTACCCCACGAAGTGCTTGAGCGTGGCCACGACCCCGCTCGACTCCAGCCCGCGCACGTAGGCGCCGGCGATCGTGCCGACGAGGTAGGGGTCCTCGCCGATCGTCTCCTCGGTCCGCCCCCACCGCAGGTCGCGGGCCACGTCCAGCACCGGGGCGAGCCCCTGGTGCACGCCCACACGGCGCATCCCCGCACCGATCTGGGCCGCCATCCGCTCCACCAGGTCCGGGTCGAACGCCGCGCCCCAGGCGGGCGGGACCGGGTAGACCGTCGCCTTCCAGGTGGTGAAGCCGGCCAGGCACTCCTCGTGCACCTGGGCGGGGATCCCGAACCGGTTGGCCGCCGCGACCTCGCGCTGGGAACGCGCCAGGGAGCGCGCCCCGACGGCCGGGTCGACCGGCGCGGTCCCGAAGGGCCGGGTGAGCTGGCCGAGCCCGTCGGCGATCGCCTCCTCCCACACGGGCGGTTCCTCGACCATGTCGTGCTGGTGGGGTGCGACCCCGGTGCCGCTGTCGTCCGCGCCCACCCACAGGCCGCGCAGTTGCGCGGCCTTCTCCTCCAGGGTCATCCGGCCCAGCAGGTGGTCGACGCGGTCGTCGGTCGGCAGCGCGGGGTCGCGCCAGACGTCGAGGGCCGGGGAGTCGGTAGGGCGCGTCATCTGCTCTCTCTCTGTCAGGGTGCTCCGGGTCGCGGAGCCTCGGGAGTGCTCGTGGCGGGGGGTTGGTGTCGCGTCAGCGTCGGTTGAGGGTGGTAGCCCGGCTCTCGTCGCGCAGCGCGCCCCCACGGGCGGTGGCGGGCGACGGGGGGTTGGTGTCGCGTCAGCGTCGGTTGACGGTGGTAGCCCGGCTCTCGTCG
This genomic interval carries:
- a CDS encoding glycoside hydrolase family 3 N-terminal domain-containing protein; translation: MTRPTDSPALDVWRDPALPTDDRVDHLLGRMTLEEKAAQLRGLWVGADDSGTGVAPHQHDMVEEPPVWEEAIADGLGQLTRPFGTAPVDPAVGARSLARSQREVAAANRFGIPAQVHEECLAGFTTWKATVYPVPPAWGAAFDPDLVERMAAQIGAGMRRVGVHQGLAPVLDVARDLRWGRTEETIGEDPYLVGTIAGAYVRGLESSGVVATLKHFVGYSASRAGRNLAPVPVGPRELADVLLPPFEMALRHGGARSVMHSYTDNDGVPAAADRGLLTGLLRDTWGFEGTVVADYFGVSFLRTLHRVAESEARAAALALTAGVDVELPTLHCYGAPLVAAVRAGEIPESLVDRAVRRVLRQKCELGLLDPDWDPEAGGTAAEKGGVDLDPAPQRDLARRLAEESVVLLANDGVLPLSTGGTIAVVGPNADTAEAMLGCYSFPSHVGVAHPGLPLGVEIPTLVESLRAELPDTGIVHARGCGVDDGDTSGIAEAVALARGAQVCVVVLGDRAGLFGRGTSGEGCDATDLRLPGAQRDLVAAVAATGTPVVLVQLGGRPYALDGLSDRVAAVVQAFFPGEEGGPAVAGVLSGRVNPSGRMPFGLPRDPGGQPSTYLGPPLAGRSEVSSVDPTPLFAFGHGMSYTDFSWSCPALNGAAQRPDEAAPEVATDGEVAVACTVRNDGPVAGTEVVQLYLSDPVAAVTRPVRRLIGYARVDLEPGDERTVEFTVHADLAAYTGPDLRRIVDPGDLELSLAASSADPGFLFRIRLRGPVREVGHTRRLLTESRILREPVRAS